The window AACAGAGAGTCCTGAACCGGGAGCCATTCCTAGAGCATCAGGCTATTGACTTTGGGAAATGAAGAAGGGACTTATATCCTTAGGCTTTCCCCCGCTTTTCTTAACATCAGAGAATTTTCACATACCAAATTGAGTTTCTAGAAACTTTAGATAAGTGACTCAGAATGCTGGCCACTGGTCAAAAGAAGCCCTTGTTCTGTAAGAGTAGTGGATAACTTACAGGAAAGATTGCAACTCCAAGTAGTGCTCATGTTTACCAGTGAATTAAAATTCTAATGAGAAAGAGAGATGCTGACCTCCATTCAGTTCATCACTAAACAGAGAAAAGTGTCTTTTAGTCTTCTAAAAGCACTCCGCAGAATTTCAGATTCTTAATGtacttgtattttgttttctgatctaAAGGAAAGTTTGAAGCAAAAACTGGTCAGAGTGCTAGAGGAAAACCTCATTTTGTCAGAAAAAATCCAGCAGTTGGAGGAAGGTGCTGCCACCTCGATTGTGAGTGGGCACCAGCCCCACACTTATGGTGAGTTCAGGAAAGCAACATGTGGTGTGTTTATAGATGACCCATTTAATTAGCTTCATCATCTAGAGGTCACATGGAACCAATCATCTTGCCTCAGAGAGCTGTAATGCAAGTGGCTTGAGTTACCTTATGAAGCTGTCAGTGTAAAGCAAGtgcagatgttatttttttttttttaacgtttatttatttttgagacagagagagacagagcatgaacgggggagggtcagagagagggagatacagaatctgaaacaggctccaggctctgagctgtcagcacagagcccaacgcgggctcgaactcacagaccgcgagatcatgacctgagccgaagtcggccgtttaaccaactgagccacccaggcgcccctatcattttTGATATTGACACTTTCTGATTATAGAAGAAGATCATGTTCTATGaacacctgcctggctcagtcagtagagcatgccatcttgatcttggggttgtgcgttccagccccacactgggtatagagatttacttaaaaaaaaaaaaaaaaaaaaaaaaaaaaaaaaaaaaaaaaaaaaaaaaggggcgcctgggtggcgcagtcggttaagcgtccgacttcagccaggtcacgatctcgcggtccgtgagttcgagccccacgtcaggctctgggctgatggctcggagcctggagcctgtttctgattctgtgtctccctctctctctgcccctcccccgttcatgctctgtctctctctgtcccaaaataaataaaaacgttgagaaaaaaaaaaaattaaaaaaaaaaaaagatcatgttcTTTatagaaagactgaaaaatataagaaaaatataacccCATTATCCTGAAATAActgccacttttatttttcatatattttctttcaccatacccatatacatgtattttttcaacttaaattttgtgaggggcagctggctggctcagttggtagaatatggtactcttgatattggggttgtgagtttgagccccacattgggtgtagagattacttaaaaataaaatcttgaaaaagataaataaaatttgtgacttgatttttttttaagtttatttacttggagagggtgggggaggagcagagagagggagagagagaatcccaagcaggctcagcactatcaGTGAAGAACCTGATGCacggcttaaactcacaaactgtgagatcatgacctgagccaaattccagaattggttgcttaaccaactgagccacccaggcaccccagtgacttgatgttttaaaaactaaattacatgcaataaaatgcacacattttaagtttgatgagttttgacaaatacatacacTCTTTTAATTTCATCCcaatcaaaatatagaacatttctgtttCTCCAGAAAGTTCCCTGAGACCCTTGTGCAGTGAATTTCCCCTACTCTCTACCCTAGGCAATTACCAATCTGATTTTTACAtcctaatatttttaatttaatagcaaAGGCATTTCATATAATATCACATAAATAATTCTAAAGAATTTCCAAACATTCAGAAGACTTGAAATGAAATGCTTGAATGAAGACCTGAGTGGAAATGCTTCTCTGAAATTGTCTCTTCCCTTCTGATGGAGCTGAGAGTCTTAATATTCATGCTGTGATAAATAGTGCAGCTGTTTATGTACATAAATTTCACACTGTTTTCCTAGGAGacattcctagaagtagaattagtAGGTCAAAATATGTGGACCATTTTTGAGGTTTTTGTTGCATATTATCAAATCACTCCCAAGCAAGGTTATTTCACATCAGCAGTGAGTGTATTTAAATGCCATTTCACTCCATCCTTGCCCACACTCggggttttttttgtatatttttttcttttttttccattgtgataAGTGAAAATTAATATCTCACTGACATCTTGATTTGTACTACTTTATTATTAGCATAGTTTagaccataattttattttttaaatatttttttgagggggtgggtagagagagagagaataccacgaggtgcagagagagggagagagagtgcagagccctgagtggggctcgagctcacaaaccatgagaccatgacctgagccaaagtcagatgcttaagctactgagccactcaggtggcccagGCCAGTATCTTAGATAAAGTCTACCCTTGACATTAAACCTCTAGCTCAGCACCCCTAAGCAAACATTATGGGCATTTGGATTTATATGAGGAACTTGATTTGGAAGTCTGCACAGAATTTCTAGAATTGAAACTCATCATTGTCTGATTCTCTCAAGCCTGAATAATTGAGATTTCTCCACTTACCTGTTCTGAAAATAAACAGATGCTCACTAGATACCTACTTTCAATCACCCATGAGACCCAGTACTGTATTTTACCTTACTGGTGATAAATAAAGCTATTGCAGCCCTATTTTCCACCTTCTGGAATGTTGCCACTCAAAGGGTGAGTCATAGATTAGAAATATTAGCTTCACCTGGGAGCTTAGACATGTAGAATATTGGACTTcatctcagacctactgaatcagaatctgtttttaacaagatccccaggtgtaAGCATATTAATTTTAAGAAGTACTGTTCTAGAAGACTGACTTCCTTAGGACCAGAGTTCCTGCGCTTTTAcctacttcattaaaaaaaacccaaaaccctttttttttttaaatgtttttttttgaaagacagagtgcgagtgggggagggacagagagagggagacacagaatctgaagcaggctctgggctctgagctttagcacagagctcgatggggggctcaaactcatgaactgcgagatcatgatctgagccgaagttggatgcttaaccgactaagccacccaggtactccatcTACTTCATTTTTGCAGGCAGTGGTAACATAGTTGGGGACCTAGGTATGAATGTATTGACTACAAATTCAGTTTCTGTAAGTTCTCAGTGCCTGTAAGCACTATATGCCTGACACAGTTCTAGATGTTTTCACATATACTATAGAGAGTGAAGGATATACATACATTCACAAACTAAAATGGAGAATACAGAGATACCTAATACGTGTTAACTATGCTAAGTGAGGATTGGATCCTCACAACAGTGGTGGGGTAGGGTTATTGCTCTAGTgaatctcagaaaaataaactaacatggggtgcctgggtggctcagtcggttaagcgtctgacttcggctcaggtcatgatctcacggtctgtgagtttgagccccgcgttgggctctgtgctgacagctcagagcctggagcccgtttcagattctgtgtctccctctctctctgaccttcccccattcatgctctgtctctctctctctcaaaaataaataaacattaaaaagaaaagaaaagaaaaataaactaacatgCAATATTAAATGGTTGAATTTTAATTCAGGTTGGATACTCCAACCACTGTATCTGCTGTCTCTAAGGGAGGGAATAGTGAATGGAGTGTGGAGGTGCGTGCAGAATTGGGGCCCCCAATTCTTTAAGATGTCCACCTGATTGCTTAAGCTCTGCTCAAAGATAGTGGCTTGGAATCTTGTTCACATCTGGCTCCTGTACCCTTTGCAGATGATCTTCTGCGCAAAAACCAACAGCTGACCATGCAGGTGGCTTGCCTCAACCAGGAGCTTGCCCAGCTGAAAAAGCTGGAGGAGACAGTGGCCCTTCTCCATGAAAGTCAAAGGTAGGAGAGGGTCTATCTAGCTCACTTCTAGAAGCCAATATTTACTTTCCTTTAACTGTTTTGTCTTATTTGATAAGTTAATACCTATATACTTTTCAAATTAACTTCATTCTGTGTGTAATCTCATGTATCTAGACGTATCTGTGTGTAAACTTCCTGTATTCCAGGACACACAAGAGACTAAAGATCTTTGCTGGCTTTAGTAGGTCACAACACCTCAATAATAAGTAGTTTTTCACTAGATCCAATAGGGCCCAGGTTTGAGTCAGCTAGCTTTCCTTGGTCACTATGTGCCCCTAAAACCAGCCATCTGTCTCTTCTGGAAAATGCCTGCCTCCTAATGCTCTCAGAAGAGACATCAAGCACTTAGGAAGAGTGGTTGAATGTCCAGTGTATGTGTTCTCTTCAGAGCTGCTCAACAGTATCAGCCTCTTCAAAGAACAGTACCCTCAGCATGCCAGCTAGACAAATCAGAAGAGGCCTCAAGTCTTTTGGTACATTTACAGAAGTTCTTGACATTTTGATTTGCAAAACACCTTCACTATGACTTTCAATGAAGTTTAAATATAAGAACCCCATCCCCAAACCTTTGTCCCCAAACTTCACTTCCTGAGTAGCTAGTGAATTAGGATAGCTTCATATTCAGAGGATTAGACCCAGACCCATTCTAGATGgctttttttaactttccattaTAGTTATTTCAATACATACAAAGGTAGAGGAAGTAGAATCAAATCATCCTTCTCAAACTGGggtattagaatcacctgaaaaacttgttgaaatgcagattcctgggtccctacccccagagtttctgattcagcaggtctgggttGGGGACAGAGAATTTACATTCTAataagtttccaggtgatgctgttGTTGTTGATTTGGGGATCACATTTTGAGAACAATAGGGTATATCTCAAAGTGATGTACAAATTGCTATATCTTAAAGTAAATCTTCTGtggaggacacctgggtggatcagtccattaagcgtccgacttcggctcaggtcatgatctcatggtttgtgagttagagccctgcgtcaggctctgtgctgacagctcagagcctggagcctgtttcagattctgtgtcaccctttctctctgcccctccccgttcacgctctgtctctcactctttctcaaaaataaatattaaggggcgcctgggtggctcagtcagttgagcgtccgacttcggctcaggtcacgatctcacggtttgtgggtttgagccccatgtcaggctctgtgctgacagcttggagcctggagcctgcttcagattctgtgtctccctctctctctgcccctcccctgctcatgctctctctctgtctctcaaaagtgaataaagattttaaaaaagttttaaaataaaataaataaacattaaaatatttttgaaagaaataattctgCATGTTGTTAAACCATCAATTCAATATATAgctttaatttgtttcattttgcttttgattcataagcaattttcaaattatttttatttaatcttgttttattttttttaacatttatttatttttgagagacaaaaagagacagagcatgggcagaggagggacagagagagaggaagacagaatccgaagcaggttccagactctgagctgttagcactgagtccgacgcagggctcaaactcacaaactatgagatcatgacctgagccgaagtcagactcttaaccgactaaagcacccaggcaccgcaatcttgttttataattatgtaaaacatttacaCGGTTCCAAAGTCAAATctacaaaataagataaattcagacaaatataaaaagtaagcatagtgttgttttaacttttatcttAGAAATCAGTTCACAGTAGTGTATAGAGTTagttctcattcatttttataactgcATAGGACTAGGACTCCACTCTGCATTTATTTAATTAGTCCTCTATTGACAGACATTTAGATTGACagtatttttgctattataaacagtgTTGCAATGAATAGCATtgtgcatgcatttttttttttttggctagtcTCTGATAGCTTTTAATATTACATAGTATTACAGAGCTCAAGAATACAGTCATGACTAACACCATTAGTTAATTAATATCCTGCAAACGCAGGATAGATTAGAAGAAGTAGAAGTTAAGATCTGGGGATAGAAATTGGAGGCCTGGTCAGATGCCAATCTTCCAGTGCTTCTACTTACCTCATCATGAAAGTGCTTTAGAAAGGATAGAACAATCACTATATAAAATGTGAACTATGTTATTGCTACAGTCAGTCTGGAACATAATCAAACAGAACTGtaatgaagaaagaaactgtCAGCCTGCCTCTAAAATAACCCACTCATAAATCGGTCAGTTCTTTCTATTTAAAGATGttacttcattttatatttgtctttagtAAACATCTCAGGTCTGAGTGGCATCTACTTTGTTTTTACGATTTCTTGACTGTCTTTCCCCGCCTCCCCACCCGTGCCTCAGATCCCTGGTGGTAACTAATGAGTATCTGCTGCAGCAGCTGAATAAAGAGCAAAAAGGTTATTCTGGGAAAGCACTCCTGCCTCCTGAGAAGAGTCATCATTTGGGGAGATCGTCACCCTTTGGGAAAAGGACGCTGTCTTCCTCCTCACCAGTGGCACATGACACGGGTCAGTATCTAATACAGAGTGTTTCAGACTCTGTTCCAGAGCCTAGTTTATGGAGCTAGCGCTAAACACCTTCTCTGTGGCTTCCCTCTCAGCCCCAGGGGGGTGTCACTAGTGTCATTGCCACTAGTATGGTAGTATTTACCCACAAGATTAAGAGAAAATCTTATTCTGATTACATTGTATTggtcctttttatttctctttttatctcctCCCAtgaagtctttctttcttcctgccctcAGAAATAGTTGGCACTTAATCCTAGGCATCATATCACATAGAAACATTTGGTTAAAAATGTCTTGGCacctgtgcctgggtggctcagttggttaagcatctggctcgtggtttcagctcaggtcatgatctcacagcttgtgagttcaagccccacatcagcctccatgctgatagtgcagagcctgcttgggattctctttctctgcctctcctctgtttgctctctctctctcaaataaataaacttaaaagtgtgtgtgtgtgtgtatatatatatatatgtatatatatatatatatatatatacacacacacacacacgcacatatacacaAAAGAGATTTGTGTATAAATCTAAAaatgtcaaaaaggaaaaaaatcatttttctgagTGTCACTTGAAACTATGTGGTAGAAGGTTTTAAAAGATCATCACTGGCCAGGTGTATTTTGTGTTAGAAGAAATTTCAGAGAATCTATATTGATTGGCTCATCAATCATGTTTTGCGTTTCTTCCCACCATGGTGAAAAGGTGACAATGTCTGGTGTCAGCTTAGGAGCAGCCAACAGTTTAGTTGAGGAGATGAGCAAAACTCATGTGATGAAGCTCAAAGATTGGTATCGGTACGAAACAGGTCTAAATTCAAGCccgggggtgcctgagtggctcagtcaattaagtgtctgactcttaatttcaacttgggtcatgatctcacaggttgagagttcgagccctgcatctggctctctgctgtcagcacagagcccacttcgaatcctctgtccccctctctctctctgccccttccccgctcactctctctctcaaaacaaacattaaaaaatatttaaatacatacatacatacatacacacatgcccaAAAATGCcctagagagagaggaggggaggcagaggaaggaattcCCACTCTGGGGAATTGGAGAAGGCATCAGTGAGGACTTGTTGTTTGAGTGGAAGCTTGAAGAATGAGTACCATGGTAACAGAGGGGGTAGGCAGAGTCCCCCAGGCCAAGAATGCAGAGTAAAAGAGTCTGGAGCCCCTAGAGGAATTGTAGGGCAGGGAAGATGTGGGAGGAAATGTGCTGGGAGAATATATTAAATAGGGGAGCTGTCATAGTCTGGGAGGTGTAGTGTCAAGAAATGTCCTCTTAaagaaatgatctttttaaaaaattttatttaaaaatttaaaaattaataatttaataaatttaatttatgatGAGTAGGAGATAGGCTGCATGACTCCTTGAAGATTTTAGATTAGGAAAGCAAAGGAGTGACATTTGTGTTTGAGAAACTTTCTCTATAAGAGGAATGGATTGAGGACCATGTGGAGTAGGGGAGGACCAATGAGGAGTTAGAGATAAAAGAGAAGACTGGTGTGATCCAGACCAGAGATAAAGCTTCCGAATGTTAGCTCTGGGCTCACTTTACACATGAGTACCTTGCCTTTCAGACCTGAGATACAATGTTTCTTTTAATCCTGTTTAGTCCGGCATTTAAAAATCcgtggtaggggtgcctgggtggctcagtcagttaagtgtctgacttcagctcaggtcatgatcttgcggttcatgggtttgagtcctgcatcaggctctgtgctgacagctccaacttagagcctggagcctgcttcagattctgtgtctccctctctctctgcccctcccttgctcacactctctcaaaagtaaatatttttaaaaattttttaatcaatgGTAAAGATAATGAAAGTGATAAGTGATTCTGCTTCAGGGTCACCCAGATAGCTAGCTAATGTTGCTGGAGCATGTAAAGGGCGAAGGACTGTCAGCCTAACTCCATGTTGTGCTTCTCTTCATCTCCAGGGTCatgtcagagagagacaggtgggaAGATTACACACTTATTTGCTCCTCTGACCCAGGTACTCTTCAGGGAAGGCAAGCTATTGCCACAGTAATGAGACATGAAGATCACAACCAAGTTCACACACTTCTGAGTTATAAATAAAATCCACAGGCCTCTGAATTTTATGGGGGTTCCCAAAAGGAGAATGTAGAGAGGAGCCCTAAGTTTCTTTGAGTTGCATGTCTTTGTAGAACCTAAAGTGAGCTCATACTCTGTGGAAATAGTAAAACAACCTACTTTCCTACTTTTCTAGGCCTGTCTTGGCTCTGTTGAGAGGCCTCCAACAAGTCTAAGCCTTGCCCAGGTAGGGTAGCCTCAGCCAGTAGCCCTATAGCCCTGAGTTGTCATATTTCAGCGTCCCAGCACAGGCCAACTTACTGGGCTAAACCATTGagggaaaaataatgaattttcccTCCAACTCCAGCTCTCCCTTTCTTGCCCTATGAATGTCTAATAATGCCAGACCCAGAACCTATTCAGGGTACCTCTAAGGAGGAGCAAACTGAGTCAGTCACCTTCTACCCTATTTTCTATTGTCACTGAAAGTGGCTGGCCCTGCCCCTCTCTAGGGTTGCTGGCTACTTCTGGGAAAGTCAgctgtttcttaatttccctaTGTGGCCCTTGGTCTAGAAGGCAGGGGCAAGAATTGGTGGTGTCAAAGAAAGGGGCATAGAGTTGTTGCCCTGTGGGGCTAAGTGAGCTCAACATGGAGTGGGTGGAGTTTCTGGGCTcagcctgttctctctctggGCTGCTCTAAGCCACATTGCCAGCAGCTGAGCTGCTGCTCCCCTATACATTGGATAGTATTCTCACCTGAGCTTAATAACCTGGATCAAATTGCAATACAGTTAAATTCTTTTTCACTATGAGGATATTTTAGTAAATGAAGGCCAGAAGGATTTGGATTTCACTCTTACTGTGCTCACTTAAGTAAGTTCACAATTCAGCAAATTCTACAGGGCTGGAGGAATCATTCCTGTTACTGTTTGCTGGTGGGAGAGGTAAAGCTCTCTGAAACTCTTCCCTGGGCAATGCAAAGCAACATAGTCAACTGAGTCCGGAGGAGCCCACAGCTGTCAGCTGTTAGGCAAGGCTCTGCTGTGGCCAGGTGCTGACCTCCACTTTCTAATTCCCACCTTGTCTCTGCAGTGTTGCTACCCCAAACCATACTATTCCTCTCCAACCCCACTCAAGGGACTCTGCCTGGGTCAGGGACATCCCAGAACAGCCTGTGGGATGAGGGAATGAACCCTTGTACTGCTTTGCCACCTTATCCGGAtcagaaaaaaaaggtatttgtgaGTATCTGTTAAACCTTTTCTAGAACTCTTGGGAGCTGCCCACTCCTGGGCAGGCCCTAAGTCCCATCCAGTCTGCTTGTCAGCAGGAAAGAAGGAGAGTTGGCCCCAAAGCCTTGGGGTTGGGAATAGCTATGGCCTAACAACCAGGGcctcacagaagaaaaaatgttgaTCTGGAAACTTCCAGGAGTCCTCAAGGACCAGagatttctctccctcctcacaaCATGGGATGTTGAACAGATGGGAGGGAATCAGCAAGAAGCCCCTTCACTGTTGGACACCCTGCTCACATGCCAAAGGCTGGTGTTGGATGCCAGGCTCTATCACTGGCCATGGAACCCCATTTTTGGAAATCACTGTTGGGGACTGCTGTGTTAGAGCCTGGCCTGGGAGGCAAGAGGCATGGTTCTTGGCTCTGTTCTGCAAAATTCCCctcactctctgggcctcagtttcctcagctataaaattaTGGAGTTGGACTATCCACTCTTGAAGGTTCTTGCTGCTCCTGCATTATCTGGTATTCTGAGCTGGACCCCAGAAATGACTTACCTTGGTAGCCCCATCAAGTTGAGGACCTGTCAGCAGGCTTAGACTTGAGGCCTGGCACTGGACCCTGCCCAGCACCTTGGCCAGGCCTAGTCTGCTGTCTCATTCCTCTCTCCTAGAGAGGCCAAGACTGAGCCCTAATTGCAGGAGAGCAAGATATGATGTTAGGATTGTGGGTCAGGGCTGAGGTGAAAGGCCTTATATTTCCCTAAGAAGCATCCTCAGGTAatttggctctgtgctaatggaAGGGACCTGGTATGTGTCGTCTTCTGGGCAGAGCTGCCAGTGGAAAGATCAGCAGAGTGTGATCTGCAAGCGGGTGGTAACACTGAGAGGTCAGCAGGGTGTGAATGTCATTATCCCCATTACCATATACATGACCAGGTCATATTGGTACAAAAGGTATCTTTATTGAGGTCTGGGTAAGAATTAGGCACTTGGCCAGAGCAGCAGCTTAAATATGAGGCAAGCACGCAAGGGGTTAGCCATGCCCAGGGCTAGGTTGGGGCAGTGAGGCTACAGGCACAGACCCTCCCCAGACAGCCAGAagtcagggagagaaggggaaggggatgcAGAGCAGTCTGGGTCAGAGGTCTGGTGGGCTAGCCCTTGGGGCTGGGCAGGAAGCACTGGGTGGAGGtccagcagggaagggacagggctCTCTCGCTCCATGTGCTCTTTAGGCCCAGGCCTGAGCCTCTGCTGGGGGCAGCCATGCTGTGGGCCTTCCCAGGCCTTACTTCTTCACCTTTGCATCATAGGTGCCTGCATTCTTGTAGGCACTCACATAGCCACTGTCATCCAGGATGTCCTGACGCCCAGCAATGCCCTTGCCCTTGCCGCTCTCGTCGAAGCGCTCCTTGTGGGAGCCTGTGTACTTGCTGGTGTCAGTCAGCCGTTCCACAGCACCTCCtgtctttgctttctgtttgGACAGAATTGTTCCTCCAAGGGCACCTGGCATTGGGAAGCCCAGACCGCCACCCCCAGCTGTGATTCCCCATATCCCCCTCAGTGGCCACCCGAGGCCAGCAGGGTACTTACGGTGACGCCCACATTGGCTGGTTCCTTGCCTGCCACCAGCTGGCAGATGGCATCAAAGGCTTCCTCCTTACTCTTCCCCTTGAATCGCTTCATTGCCAGCTCTTCTAGAGCCTTCTTGAACTCCTCATAGTTGATAACCCGAGCAGACTTTCCTCTGCAAGGTATGTGGACACCATGAGTTTTCCCCCTTCTCCATGTCTTCCCTGGTTCCAGCCTCCCAGTTCCCCACCTTCTGGGAACATTAGAAGCAAGGACTGCCTGGGGCTCACTTGACTTTGGAGAAGACGATGTCGACATCGGTCCCTGTAACGGCCTTTCCATCAGCCACCTTGCAGTCCTTGCACAGCTTGGCCCAGTTCTTGCCATTCATCTCTTGCCCACTGGCCTTGGGGTCACCATGGATGGCAAACTTGCGGAAGCTTTCCTCCAGCCCAGCCACATCTGTGCTTGCTGCCATGCTACCCTGTAGGGGGGGGACCCACCTCAGTCACCTCCCAGCCAagctgcccctcctctccccaaggCAGAGAACATCACTGCCTCTACCTCAAAACCTACCAAGGTCTGAGTTATGGGGCACTTATGCCACATACCCTCAGAGTTGGAGATGGAGTTGCCTGGGGAGAGGGGCCAGCACTCAGTGTGTCCCTGGGCCTCAGAGTCCCAAGGAGAAGCCCTGAAAGGTCCTGTCACTTAATGCCAGCCCTGGCTTAGAGTGGAGTTCAGAAGGTGAAATCATGATGCCCACACCAGGCTGGGAACAGAGTGGCACTGTCCAGAAAGACTGTGAGGGCAACAGCTGGGGCCATGGCTTTGTCTGACCCTGGCACAAGGCCTGCTTGGGTGGAAGTGAGGGTGGCAGagcaggtgcccctccctgggAGTTCCATGCCAAGCTAGGTCAGGTCCAGGCCAGGCTGCTGGTTGGGCAGGTATTTAGTAAGGACAGGGTCTCTGTCAGAGTCATGAGGACCCAGAAAGACCCAGTCCATGCTGAGAAGGGAGCCAGATCATGGGCAGGGGTGCATGCCCTAGGCAGGGGTGCAGCTAGCCCAGCCAGGACCTTGTTACTATTTGCTGTTAAACAAAAACACGAGGGGAGCGGGAGTTTGGGGCTGGCCTGGCCACAGTTTGTGAAGCCTGGAGACAGTTGCTAAGGGAGGGTAGTACTGCTTGGAGAATGTTGCTAAGGGCAGGATGGTGTCAGGGCGGCTCAGGGAGAAGCTCCCAGTgttgctgggctgggctgggctaggGAACGGGCCCACGGGTGGGGCACAGCAGCACTCCCAGTGCCTGGGGCACAACCGTGGCCTCCTGGTCCCTTGCCATCCATTTGGGGCTGTAACCTCCCAGTCTGTAGAGTTTAAGAGGAGCAGGTGATTAGGAGACTAGACTGGGTAGGGGTTGTAGAGTTATCAACCCCCAGAGGCATGTTGGCAACTGCAGGTATGGCCTTGGTCCT is drawn from Felis catus isolate Fca126 chromosome E2, F.catus_Fca126_mat1.0, whole genome shotgun sequence and contains these coding sequences:
- the TPPP3 gene encoding tubulin polymerization-promoting protein family member 3, with product MAASTDVAGLEESFRKFAIHGDPKASGQEMNGKNWAKLCKDCKVADGKAVTGTDVDIVFSKVKGKSARVINYEEFKKALEELAMKRFKGKSKEEAFDAICQLVAGKEPANVGVTKAKTGGAVERLTDTSKYTGSHKERFDESGKGKGIAGRQDILDDSGYVSAYKNAGTYDAKVKK